In Candidatus Moanabacter tarae, the genomic stretch TCGATGTCGAACGAAACAGAAAAAATCATGGGATTCGATGAAACGGATCCTGGTAAGCTAGAAAACAAAAGCTGGGAGCCTGTGTCCGATCGAAAAATTCGGGTAGGTATTGCGGGATATGGCATCTGCCAATTCGGAGCAAGTTTCGGGTTTCAGAGTCATCCAAATGTGGATGTTGTCGCGGTGACGGATCTGGATCCGGAAGGGTGTCGAAAACTAGCCGAAGCCACTCATTGCCAAAATACCTATTCCTGCTTCGAGGATATGATCGGCAATGATCAAGTTGAAGCCGTATTCATTGCTACAGATGCTCCAAGCCATGCACGATTGAGTATTCTGGCTCTAGAGCGTGGAAAACACGTCGGCTGCGCCGTCCCTGCAACTTTTGGATCACTGGAAGAAGCGGATGCCCTTTACGAAGCGGTGAAAACAACTGGAATGCGGTACATGATGTTCGAAACTTCAGCCTTCCGGCCTGATTGTTACATAATGAGGAAGGCCTTTGATACCGGGCTCTTGGGGCGCATTGTGTATTCTCAAGGAGAGTACTATCATTATTTCAGAGAAGCGCTTGGCTCGCACGAAAAATGGCGAACAGGTATGCCTCCAATGTGGTACCCGACTCACTCTACTGCTTACTACATAGCGGTAACGGGTGGTTATTACACCGATGTTTCCTGTTTGGGGTTTAGGGGTAATATTGGCCATTACCAGATGGGCGAAAATCGATATCATAACCTGTTCGATAGCGAAACGGCTCTGCTCAAAACAGATCAAGGAGGAATGTCGCGTATGAATGTTACTTTTGGTGCAGCTGGGTCCGGCGGAGAACGTGGTGAAGTTCATGGCGAATTTGGGACGGTGGTTGGGACCGAATTCTCTCCAAAAGACAAGATCAAGAACCCCGATCTGTTTACCAAGCCGCAATTGCCGCCGGGAATGGAAGCTGGTGGACATGGAGGATCCCACGGTTATTTGACCGATGAATTTATAACTTCTATTCTCGAGGATCGAGACCCCCTCATAAACATTGCCTGGTCGTTGAATATGACGGTGCCCGGAATCATTGCTCATGAATCGGCTCTTCGGGATGGGGAGTGGATGAAAGTTCCTTACTACAGTTGGCCGAAATGATTGATCGTAACTTCTTTGTCTCTATCCTCCCGGTTCCTATTCTTGGCCATAATTCACTTAACAAGAGAGGATCCGGCAGGTTGTTCAGGAGTCAGTCGATGAGTGGACGGTACCGTTGATCTTGGTCTAATTAACGTTATAGTGTAAGGAGAGAGTAGGAGGTGCGGCCGTTCTATTTCATCGCAATAGTAGAAATTTCCACCAACAAAAAAATTGTATCGAAATGGGGAAAAATTGGAAATGGGCGACAACAGGATTCGGGCTAACAAGTAAAACTCATGACCAAATCATCGAGCTTTGTGGTGTGGCGGGCTTAGATGGCATCGAAGGGACAGTACCTCTGTTTAAGGGATTGAATGATTCCCAGTTAGGAGCTGTTGCGATAAAGTACCAGAACGCCGGAATCAAGATAGAAACTTTTCATCTCCCCTTCTCTCTGGAGGATGATATTACTTCGTTCTATGAGACGATACGACGGCGAGCTGTGGAAACTTGCAGGACTTGGATGGAGCGGAGCACGATACTAGGGGCAACGATTGGCATCCAACATCCAGGAACGAATCGGCTGAATGTTGATTTAGAAGGGATTGATAATTACATGAGGCAACTGGAGAAGAGCCTGAAGGAGTTACTGCCTGCAGCCGAGCAACTGAATCTCACCCTAGCTTTGGAGAATCTTCCTCCCGGGGAGAATGGTCCTAGACTCGGCTCTCGTCCGGAACATTTTGAACGCTTTTCCAAAGCCTTTCGTCATCCGAATTTAGGCTTCGTACTCGATACTGGCCATGCTTTGATGTCCGGCGATTCTGACGCGGTGGATGAATTTCACAAAGTTATGGCTCCCTACATGGTGGCCTATCATCTGGCCGATAATGCTGGTGACCGGGATTCACACCTTGCCCCAGGACATGGGCTGGTTGATTGGGGCATGGTGTTTAAACGTGCGGCAGAAATCGGATACTCCGGATGTATGTGTATCGAAACCGCACCATTTGCTCCTGGACCAAACGGAACTTACAGCGATGATGCCTGGAAACAGATGGTGGAGGATACAGAAGTTTTGGTGGTGGAAGCTTTAGGTTCGGAGAGTTGATAGGTCTTATGCTAGAAATGGAGAGTTTGACGGCACTCAGTTTTGGTAAAGAGGGTATGGGGTGAAAATCATTGATTTTACTTTTAGTTGATCTAGATTCCTGCTGGACCATTTTGGTCTACTTCTCCAACGAA encodes the following:
- the nfo_1 gene encoding endonuclease 4, which translates into the protein MGKNWKWATTGFGLTSKTHDQIIELCGVAGLDGIEGTVPLFKGLNDSQLGAVAIKYQNAGIKIETFHLPFSLEDDITSFYETIRRRAVETCRTWMERSTILGATIGIQHPGTNRLNVDLEGIDNYMRQLEKSLKELLPAAEQLNLTLALENLPPGENGPRLGSRPEHFERFSKAFRHPNLGFVLDTGHALMSGDSDAVDEFHKVMAPYMVAYHLADNAGDRDSHLAPGHGLVDWGMVFKRAAEIGYSGCMCIETAPFAPGPNGTYSDDAWKQMVEDTEVLVVEALGSES
- a CDS encoding Glycosyl hydrolase family 109 protein 1 yields the protein MSNETEKIMGFDETDPGKLENKSWEPVSDRKIRVGIAGYGICQFGASFGFQSHPNVDVVAVTDLDPEGCRKLAEATHCQNTYSCFEDMIGNDQVEAVFIATDAPSHARLSILALERGKHVGCAVPATFGSLEEADALYEAVKTTGMRYMMFETSAFRPDCYIMRKAFDTGLLGRIVYSQGEYYHYFREALGSHEKWRTGMPPMWYPTHSTAYYIAVTGGYYTDVSCLGFRGNIGHYQMGENRYHNLFDSETALLKTDQGGMSRMNVTFGAAGSGGERGEVHGEFGTVVGTEFSPKDKIKNPDLFTKPQLPPGMEAGGHGGSHGYLTDEFITSILEDRDPLINIAWSLNMTVPGIIAHESALRDGEWMKVPYYSWPK